In Citrus sinensis cultivar Valencia sweet orange chromosome 3, DVS_A1.0, whole genome shotgun sequence, the sequence CATTTATTGAACTAATCAACAAAGGGAATCACGCAattataaacattaattaccgtttattattattaattcattattatgtttttctgcttttttttatttttttctgacTTGCCAAACAAACCCAACTTGCAAACCCACGCATTCCTCCTATCCAATCAATGAGAAAAGCCCACTTGTTCCAGCCCACGGATAATATTTCCATTAAACCAACAATTACAAGTTTACATCCCGCAAGTAGTGaagtttataattaattaagggaataattaatagttacGTTTATGGTTTTTTAAAAAGGATTAGGAATTAGGATTCTCTTCTGATCTGATCTTCATCTgagcaaattttattgatatgattggtggttaataaattaaaaaataaaaaataaataaatcttaatcatCCACTAACACTAAAACACATGTAGCACAATatctgtaaaaaaaattaagaatactCATATCAGCAGAGGAAAATTAATGCTAAATTATCCGCATTTGGTCCTTGCCTAGCTAGAACAAATAATGTTGACTGGTATCTTTTGTGTATATATACGATTACTCATGTTGCATTGGGgatttcttaaattaatatttttttcttaaaaaaaagaagaaccCAGTAGTATACTTGACCAGACCGACATGACCCAAGAGCTCCATTAATTAATCTCGTGTCTCAActtgcaaaaagaaaaagttctCCAATGACATCCGCAagtagaattaattaattaattaataataattattattattattatcatgaAGATAGCcaccatttctttttaatgtttCGCTTTTCTACCATGCATGCAATAACTGATACGAAGCGTTTGTAAAATACCAAATTGagtgaaaatttaataatttaaaatggcATATCTATCTATCAATCACCCTCTCACAAGTTGTGGAGGAAGTGGAGGAATATTAGTGGGGAGCCCAGcaataatttgtattattattattattatcattattgtttattaaaaaatgggGGTAGGTGAAGACAGGCATAGCATCGGCAGCGTTTCTGATTCTGAATCCGAAGATTGGACAATAATTATTACTTCtaatatatcataataataataacaacaacaacaacaataataataataataataaaagaagtgTCTCTACCCCCAAATCTAGCTAGGACTTTCTtggaatttaaatttcaatggaaattaaattctgACTAAAGAGAGTTTAGAACATCACCAAAatactctttaaataagatttttttacttatttgaagaaacaCGCCAACATTTAAGGTTCCAAAAgacatttcaattaaaattctttaaataaaaaataattctctctcttcaaatttggagAGTTGATTTCTacctcttcaatttatattttattactttttactagagaaagagagagaaatattttaattactattgactttaaaaaaaataatttgattaaaataatattaacttatttatatttaaagagtcttttggataataatatattttttcactcttcTATTTGTCATATGGGTAAGCAAATAGAtattaaagagtaaaatttatagagaCATTTGGAGATGCTATTGCTAACCAATGGAAAGAGCAAGAGAAATCAAATTCCTTTTACAGTTCATGCCAACCGAACATGGCGTAAAGTctaatgagagagagagagaaatgatCAATGATCTTGATAAGTATGCCACTAATTCTAGTGAATGGTTTCCACTTTCCAAAACCCACACTTAGGTGGCGtctgttttttaacttaatgacttaaagtgacttaacttaattaattaagttaattagaggcgtttgtttttataacttaatgagactttttagataattttgacttaataaaataagccaatttttttagctttttacttaatggagaaatttgaattaagtcaattacttgctattgtcaaaaatatccttactttataatttattttttatgtctatcgcaaactcacccatagacatttacctcacataaaaatatccatgttttttctttcttatattatatacgataaaatttaaatttatggtattttatatattaaaattctaaaataattatgtattcgcttgaatatagttttacttataaatgttaaaatattgtggtatttaatatattatttatttgacattcaaatttaatagggatacaaatgtaaaagtacatatttttagctttttaagttgaaaaaaacaaacaacttaatacttattttatgagattcagacgaaaaaataaacatattattcggATTCAGAtattcagatctattcagaattcagactaattcaggtttattcaaatttcagacaaaaaaacaaacgccaccttagATAacatttgtcttttttttttttttaaatagaataagttttgaattttattgaagTTTGGGTATGAATTTAAATGCCTATGGCATATAATTGTTTATcgtcttttaatattttaatataaataatatcatatttatttttataaataaaaattttaaatactgaTATTTGGGATTTATGtcataaataaatcaaaatgtaTAAAAGGGAGTAAGTTTTATCATTTGGAAAATAgatatatttaatagagacatttaaaaaaattatttttcattcgattattattattttttttttaacattcaGAAATAAAACTCTCGCTTTTAATTATCTAATGAGTAAGATGAATGCATTACAAACTGTGTAAAGGTGTATCACCAGCTAGAGTTGAGACccataaagaaaatcaattgcATACATACATAAGCAACAATGTAGGGTGATGGGGGTTCAGAACGGGACTAATGATGTCTCGCCAATTGAAGTTATTAAAGGTCCATACCTCGATCGCTACATCGATATACATGTGTATATCGATCGAGCAAAAGACGAGATATGGTAAACATAATGTCAAATACGACATTGGAAAACgtattaactaaattaaagtgtgtgtgtgtgtttctttttctttttttttttaaattttaaaattttccctGGCCAATGCGTTCCTAAATCCTAATGGGCGGTTCTCAAATCTCAAGGGAAAAGAAGCAACAAAAacgaaaagaagaaagaagaaagggCATGGTTGCAGTTTGGTGAGCACAGTGTTGGAGAGGAGAGGCAGCAGCTAGGTAGAGGACCACGTGCCCTTTGAAATGGAAGCTCACAATATTGGACCCCCATTGATTAAGATAGCACAGTTGACACCACACCCTCTACCGTCCAGTTGGCTTTGGCGCCTATCCTATCGtttgttttatgttatatatgGGAGTTGGGACTTGGGAGTGTCGGTTTCTCCATTCAGGATATTGGATTTGGAGCTTTGTTGTTATAAAGTTAATTTGTATGAATTGAGTTGTGATGGGCAAAATTGAAGGGAATAAATAAACTACCCCCCACCCGACGGTACCCTCATCTTCAATCTCGacaaaatattgataattgaCTCTTCTTTTCAATGCAATTAACATTTGTTTAATTgcaacttcatttttttcctctgtGCGTGATTGATATGATGCCTCCTTGACTTTGTAAGTAGGGAAATTGGGGCTTTACTTTTAATTACCTAGTTGCATTTCTTAATTAACCAAATTAAGCCAAGACCACATTTTGGATGTGGGGCTCAATGCAGAAACGTGTCTGTCATCACATCATTAGACCTTTCATTGATTTCCTGCAAACTCTATCTTTTGTCTTAAGCAAAGCGACAAGGAAGAGACAGGGACAGGGAGATCATTTTTTTGTCTGGGCCGTTTCACATCAAATATCTGGGCTTGCAATGAGCTTCGAGTTTTGGATCCAATCTAGACCCCATGATAATTGGGCCGTTTCACATCTAAGGCCTGTAAATTCGACTTAAAACAAAACCTCGACAGTCACTTTCCGCTCGCGGTGTTTAAGAATTAAGGCTTTGAGTTTTATGCTATATTAATATGGAGAGAGATGCTTGGTTTCTagggttttatttatttacaatataaGCAAGTGAAgtgaagagaagagaagaaaacaagcaAATGGATTCGTTTACATCTTCTGCGAGTGGAGCAGGATCGTCTCAGTTCTCAAATGAGGAGTTCATGGACAAGTTGAAGCTCCAGCTTGCTCAGGCTTATGCCCAGGAGTTTCTCGAGGTATTCAATCTCTTTCATCAGTTTCCGTCGTTACTCTtcatttctgtttttttttttttcctctttacCCTTTAATCTTCCTTAGACATTCATTCTTTTCTCTGCTTTgtgctttttttaatttcgttCTTTTTGCAAATTTGTGTTCGCGCGTTCGAAACTAAATTGATCtttagattttctttttaaggaaaaaaaaaaaaggcccaTCTTTTCGTTACTTTTTTGGCTGTAAATTGCTTTAGGTTATCAAAATTGCTTGAATAAACTGCCCTCTATAtacattattgatttttagttGTAGTTGGAGGGTGTTTTGGGAACTTGTTCTTGAGAGTTTCTCCAGTCACTTTTCTCTTGCATTCTACCTTATTTGCATGTTTTATACAAAGGGTCTAAACATAAGTCCTCTTACAAGTTATGCCGAGGTGTCTTTCGTGATTTCGGTGGGATCAGCAATTCTTTCTTGAGTATCTGCGTGTATATGCTTAGAAACATTGGCTAATTTGAGTCATAGTTTTACCTCATACATCTGATAATGCGGCCACTCAACTTCTGACTTATCTTTACCTAATCATCACTTTGGATTTCGAAAATTTCCTAGGTCATAGTGAGGAATTTTGAATCTGGTGCTAATATGTATGTATTCCCATAAGCAATATTTAGTATTGCTTTGTCTGCTGAGCTGAGTTTTTAGTTTTTGCCCCTCTATCTTATTTGTTCTGACTTCAGTTATGAAAAATTGTCCACTGTTTGTTGGTTGGGTCTTGTTTTTGGATGAATCATTTCTTCCTTCATTGGACTTATGGTTTAAGTGGTTATTTGCTTATCAGACTGTAACAGGCAAGTGCTTTGAGAAGTGCATCACAAAACCAGGTTCAAGTCTGAGTGGCAGTGAGAGTAGTTGCGTCTCTCGGTGTGTGGATCGCTATATTGAGGCCACTGGCATCATTGGCAGAGCGCTCTTTAGTGCACAGCGCTGATCTTTCAGATTGCACCATTTATGCAGAAAAGAATGTGCAATTTGCCAAATCTTGGATCAACAATTATATTTGGTCTTTACTCTTCCATTTCTCGCAATCATCAAGTATTTTCTTTGCCTTGAATCTTACTATATGTACCGCAATTTCTTTATGCAAACTTGAAATATCTTAGCATCTTATCTGTTAATGCTAGAATTAGTACTTATTagtatttgattatttgttcCTGTAGCAATGCATAGTTTTGATGCTGTGATAAGGACCTTTGCTTATgggatttaaattttgttccattagaattttaaaaagatgtaaCATAAGAGTAAAgtcaaattacaaaattgtaaCTTGAATTGATGTACAGAGCCGGCTAATATTTCCTTGAACTCCTTTCCTTCTCCTTTTCTGTCACCTTGTATTTAGCCATTATGATGCACTTTGCCAATTTATGAGACGGCACTTCCTCTTCAAATGGCACAATGGACCCAAAATGTATAACATAGGTTCCTATTTACGGCTGCTCTATGCCAGCAGCGGCCTCCACCTTTGCCCTTTTTCTTGCACCTTTGCCCTTTTTCTTGCCTGATAGCACCCAAATCAAACTCAGGTACTCGATGAATTTGTGGGAAAGACTGACACCGCAGGCTGTAAGAATGAAATTGCCGATACAGATACAGTAATCACCAGTGGTCGGTGAATGGTGAAGTCAAAAGCCGTCAGATCTGTATTATCCTCTTACTCCACTCCCACCACAATGTATGTTATGCAATGTGCATGTAAACATATATTAAACAGAAGTCACCACTGATCACCAGCTGGAACCTTTGACTTCCATCAggaaattacaattttaatggTCATTGGGCATGGTTGCTTGCAACTACCACCAAGCTTCTATTATCCAACCTTGCATCTACTGTTAAAAATGTTCCCCCTAACTATATTCAGCCCATCCCTGGCCGTCTAAATCTCACTGAGGTTCAGATATCAGATGGTACAATTCACCTTATCGATCTGGAGGGTCTTTACGGTCCTCTAGATTGGCCAGGCATGCCAAGATGTTGGCTTCTTTCAGGTGAAGAACTATGGGATCCTGGAGGCAGTAATCAATAACATGTTGAGAAATCGCCAGAGAAAGAGAGGTTGAACAGTTGCTCTGATGACCCTTCGAGGCCCTTATAAGACCGTCCACTAGTTTTAATGTCAAGACTGAAAAGGTGTCCAACTGGAGAGATTTCCAGAGACTGCTTCATGCCTTCATTGCTATCCACTTCAACATTACATGCTAAATATCCAGTCATATATTTTAATCCGTTGTTTTTGAGACTTAGgtagtgtttatttttttgtctaaaatttaaatgggtCTGAATTTTTCTAAAGTCTGAATGAGTCTGAATACGAAAATCTGAATgacatatttgtttttcttttttaaatatttgaatataagtgacatcttgtttgtttttacaataaaaaaatcttaaacttagttatttgacatttatgtccttataaattaaaataaaaaaataagattagattttatagtttaggaaataagttattttacagagatattttttgaatatatatttacttgtCATTCAGACTTTTTtccattcaaataaaagtcacaaaagtttatttttttctattcagatataaatatcttaaaattaaacataagttttaaaaaataaataaaaatatttaaaaatatatataaaatatataaaatttcaaatttcaaacatttaacaaacaacTTCTTAGACGCTTGACAGAGAGGCCGTGGGTGACTACTGTACAAGTGTAAAGATGTTTAGTGCTGAGGGTAGTTGAGGTGAGTCCATAACAGAAAGCCCTGGGCTTCAAagtgattatattatatttatagaaaaGGAGGCATTAGGCAAATTTGGGCGACACATGGCTTTAAACTTGTATGTATCCACCCTGCCCTCAGCCCGAGGTGACTTCTGGATTGCCAACACAGGACACACTGAtcctaatttattaaatgatatGATTGATTGATGTCCTTAGAAATGGCAACTGGCTTGCTGTCAGTTCTATTCCTATTTCCTAATACCTTCATTGTCAACATCGGCGATCAAATGCAGGTCAATTTCATTCCCGCCAAATAATTGAAACATCTCATTTGTTGGCAGAGACggtaattaatcaaattttgtaACTCGGATGTATCCGTATCACTCAGGTTCTTAGCAATGATCGATACAGGAGTTAGAGTGTGCTCTATCGAGCTGGGGTGGACTGTGACAAGGAGGCATGTCTGTTTCAACGTTCTATTGTCCATCACCTGATGCTGTTTTAGCTCCTTTCCTTCAAAGGATTTGATTGACCGACATCACCCGGCCGTCTATTCAAATTTTGGAACAGGGAGCTTGCAGCTGAATTCTGCTTGGACTTGTTCAAAGCTTCAACTGCCTGATCTTGTCTTGTCATTATACATGTAGTTGGACATCTAATTTCATAACCTCTAAATAATTTATCGTATTTTGTCTGTTATCAAACAGTTTTCTGTGCATTTCCATTTCTATATCTACTTCTAGTTTGGAACTATTATTTCAGATTATTGATATTTAGCTGTTGAACTTGTAAAAAGTAAATTGGTTCATCACCAGTAACAAGTAAAAGTATGCGTTTTCCAGGCTCTCAAAATAGGACAACAGCTTGTGAAAGGGAAGTTGtctttagaaatattttgccACTCTAACGCTGACGCAAAAATAATGTTTGCTTTTtggttttgtgatttattCATGCACATTCCCAACGGAGAAACCGTTTTCATAAAGGTGAGATTTCGGTATGATTAACCAACTTAAAATCCTATTCTTCATTTCAATTGATAATATATGGGTTGATCGTTGACTAGTTATGAAtttgaatgaatgaattagTGGATGCTCCAGCCTCCTCCACGGTTGGTTTGATGAGCACTGATACTGAAAAATAGCTATGGAGCTAGAATTACCGTTCAACGGGGAAGTGATAGCGATTGGAAACCCCCGAAGCTAGCCTTGCAATGAAAAGCTTGTTTCAGTTTGATTTGTTCACAATGAACACAAATGCAGGAGGATAGGACTTGGGAGAGCACAAGAAGAGAATTTGAAAGCTTGGCAAAAGCGGCAGTATTTTACAAAGATAAGTGAAATTTAGTTTGGGAACCTTgtagttaaataaaatcttgtgTCTGTTCCAGCTTAATTCAGATCTAATGGCATTCACCAAGAGAACACTGAGTCACTGCAATCTTCTCCATAAATTGAACTGGCTAAAGGGTTTAGAACCATGAAAACATATCTTCTGACAGAATATAGCCATTGCAGATTGACAGTTCAATTATCCGTCTACAACTAATACaatctatatattaaaaacaGACATGCAGTGCAGCTCACCTATACAATTCACCTACTCATATTCAACTCTTTCTACACTCCCGCTCAATCTGAATAGTCACATGACTGATGTTGTATTCTCTCTTAATATAGTCTACAACATTTTCTAATACCATGTCAGCATCAGCTTCAGGCTTGATTTTGACATGGCAGGCCAATAACACTTTCCCAACTGTTATAGCCCAAATGTGCAGTTCATGGATGGCAACAACCTCTTCCATCTCACAAAGCCCCTTCTCAAGCCTCGTGGCATCAACCTCTCTAGGTGTGCTCTCCATCAGAATCTCTAAAATGTTTCGCAACATCCTGAATGTTGTGCCCAACACAATAGCAGAGAAAGCTAGGGTGCATATCAAATCAATAATCTTCCACTCAGGCTTATACCATATGATTGCCCCGCCAATCATCACCCCAACACTTTGAATGGAATCCCCAAGTACATGTAGATAAGCCCCCTGCACGTTGATGTTCCGTTGTTTCTTCTGTTTCGGACCATCCTTCGGTTTATGTTCTTCTGAACAAGTGCTTAGCAAAGGCTCAGTGCGATCTGTTTCATGGGAATGAAGATGCTCATCTCTGTGTTTGAAGTCACCCCCATGATGATGCTGATGATGTTTAGCATCATGCCCATGACTGTGATCGTGTCCATGGTTGTGACCATGACCGTGATCATGACCCAGAAAGAATGCCATGGCGATATTAACAGCTAAACCAATTGCAGAAACGACAAACATAAGAAATCCTTGAACTTGGCCATTTTCATGAATAAGTCTAACAATAGCTTCGTACACAAGGATTCCAGCGAGAAGCCATATCAACTGAATGGAAACAAGGGCACCAAGTATCTCAATCCTGAAGAAACCATAAGACTGACGTGGAGTCGCCTCCCACCCCGAAGCCCATATAGAGAACAACGATATTGCAAATGCTGCAACATCCGACAAGAGATGAGCTGCATCGGTCAATACAGCAAGGCTGTTGGCCTTCATACCTCCAACAACTTCTACACCCATAAAGATTATACAGAGCACAACTACAATCAAAAGCTTCAGCATGGATGCTGAACGCTCCTCTGCATCTTTCGAACTGGTTTTAGAATCCGAAAATCCACAAGGTGCTTCTCCACAAAACTTGCTCCCCACTAGGCTTGTCTGTACAGCCGCCACATCACCACATACGTCAATTACATGCGAGTGTTCAGAGTTTTGCACTTCCATCTGAAAAATCAACATCATGAAGAGTGGAAAAAAGAGTCAGATGCCAATGCAAGCATATTTTGATGTCCTCATTCAGTGCAACACAATGACCAATCATGATTGTGGCTTCagagaaaggaaaattccAGAagttagataaataaatttgttcttCACATGAGTTCAAATACCAATGAGAAGGTCATATTCTCATCATCCGTGTGTTCTTAAACCAACCATCCTTGCTTCGAAGACCAAAAATTTGTCCATAGATGACTACTAGTCAAATCTTTGTTTCTGAAACCCCAATTTCTTCCTTTCCCCCGCCACAAAGATAAAAAGGTGGAATCGACTAGCAAAGCTAAATCCAT encodes:
- the LOC102623334 gene encoding mitochondrial import inner membrane translocase subunit Tim13; protein product: MDSFTSSASGAGSSQFSNEEFMDKLKLQLAQAYAQEFLETVTGKCFEKCITKPGSSLSGSESSCVSRCVDRYIEATGIIGRALFSAQR
- the LOC102623636 gene encoding metal tolerance protein A2 isoform X1, which codes for MLCVDLSGQMEVQNSEHSHVIDVCGDVAAVQTSLVGSKFCGEAPCGFSDSKTSSKDAEERSASMLKLLIVVVLCIIFMGVEVVGGMKANSLAVLTDAAHLLSDVAAFAISLFSIWASGWEATPRQSYGFFRIEILGALVSIQLIWLLAGILVYEAIVRLIHENGQVQGFLMFVVSAIGLAVNIAMAFFLGHDHGHGHNHGHDHSHGHDAKHHQHHHGGDFKHRDEHLHSHETDRTEPLLSTCSEEHKPKDGPKQKKQRNINVQGAYLHVLGDSIQSVGVMIGGAIIWYKPEWKIIDLICTLAFSAIVLGTTFRMLRNILEILMESTPREVDATRLEKGLCEMEEVVAIHELHIWAITVGKVLLACHVKIKPEADADMVLENVVDYIKREYNISHVTIQIERECRKS
- the LOC102623636 gene encoding metal tolerance protein A2 isoform X3, producing the protein MMEVQNSEHSHVIDVCGDVAAVQTSLVGSKFCGEAPCGFSDSKTSSKDAEERSASMLKLLIVVVLCIIFMGVEVVGGMKANSLAVLTDAAHLLSDVAAFAISLFSIWASGWEATPRQSYGFFRIEILGALVSIQLIWLLAGILVYEAIVRLIHENGQVQGFLMFVVSAIGLAVNIAMAFFLGHDHGHGHNHGHDHSHGHDAKHHQHHHGGDFKHRDEHLHSHETDRTEPLLSTCSEEHKPKDGPKQKKQRNINVQGAYLHVLGDSIQSVGVMIGGAIIWYKPEWKIIDLICTLAFSAIVLGTTFRMLRNILEILMESTPREVDATRLEKGLCEMEEVVAIHELHIWAITVGKVLLACHVKIKPEADADMVLENVVDYIKREYNISHVTIQIERECRKS
- the LOC102623636 gene encoding metal tolerance protein A2 isoform X2, with amino-acid sequence MTFSLMEVQNSEHSHVIDVCGDVAAVQTSLVGSKFCGEAPCGFSDSKTSSKDAEERSASMLKLLIVVVLCIIFMGVEVVGGMKANSLAVLTDAAHLLSDVAAFAISLFSIWASGWEATPRQSYGFFRIEILGALVSIQLIWLLAGILVYEAIVRLIHENGQVQGFLMFVVSAIGLAVNIAMAFFLGHDHGHGHNHGHDHSHGHDAKHHQHHHGGDFKHRDEHLHSHETDRTEPLLSTCSEEHKPKDGPKQKKQRNINVQGAYLHVLGDSIQSVGVMIGGAIIWYKPEWKIIDLICTLAFSAIVLGTTFRMLRNILEILMESTPREVDATRLEKGLCEMEEVVAIHELHIWAITVGKVLLACHVKIKPEADADMVLENVVDYIKREYNISHVTIQIERECRKS